The following proteins come from a genomic window of Candidatus Krumholzibacteriia bacterium:
- a CDS encoding MgtC/SapB family protein, whose amino-acid sequence MTSDALQPLALSLGLGLLVGLQREWVGGHSIGIRTFPLIAVFGCLCGLLAEDWGDLLIAAGLLVLGALLAISHLVREHHGFGSASHDGTVDDPPGLTTEIAAVLIFAVGAVLAAGRTELGLAAGGAVAVLLHWKRPLHHFVERVGRTDLTAIIRWVLIALVILPVLPDRTYGPFDTINPFEIWMMVVLIVGISVVSYLASKFIGPRKGSVLGGLLGGLISSTATSVSYARRARESESSAPIGAFVVLVASTVVFVRVSIEVAVVAPEILPRVLPQFAVMTGIMATIAGVAWLHARFSEPETPEPKDPSELRSAMVFGGLYAVVLIAVAATESRFGDRGLYVVAALSGLTDMDAITLSTAKMITEERIGIDTGWRMMVIGALANNVFKGVVVAALGGLPIGRRVNVGFAASLVGGALLLWLWP is encoded by the coding sequence ATGACTTCGGACGCCCTACAGCCTCTCGCGCTCTCGCTCGGCCTTGGCCTGTTGGTCGGTCTGCAGCGGGAGTGGGTCGGTGGCCACAGCATCGGCATCCGCACCTTCCCGCTGATCGCCGTCTTCGGCTGTCTGTGCGGTCTGCTCGCGGAGGACTGGGGCGACCTGCTGATCGCCGCCGGACTGCTCGTGTTGGGTGCTCTGCTCGCGATCAGTCACCTGGTGCGTGAGCACCACGGCTTTGGTAGTGCTTCGCACGACGGTACGGTGGATGATCCACCCGGCCTGACCACCGAGATCGCCGCCGTGCTGATCTTCGCGGTGGGAGCCGTCCTCGCGGCCGGGCGCACGGAACTCGGACTGGCCGCCGGCGGTGCCGTGGCGGTGCTCCTGCACTGGAAGCGTCCTCTGCACCACTTCGTCGAGCGCGTGGGGCGCACCGATCTGACCGCCATCATCCGGTGGGTGCTGATCGCCCTGGTGATCCTGCCCGTGCTGCCCGACCGCACCTACGGCCCCTTCGACACCATCAATCCCTTCGAGATCTGGATGATGGTCGTCCTCATCGTCGGGATCAGCGTGGTGAGCTACCTCGCGTCGAAGTTCATCGGTCCGCGCAAGGGGTCGGTCCTGGGAGGTCTGCTGGGGGGATTGATCTCGAGCACGGCCACGAGCGTCAGCTACGCGCGCCGGGCGCGGGAGTCGGAGTCGTCGGCTCCGATCGGCGCCTTCGTGGTGCTCGTCGCGTCGACGGTGGTGTTCGTGCGCGTGTCGATCGAGGTCGCGGTGGTGGCCCCGGAGATCCTCCCGCGGGTGCTCCCGCAGTTCGCGGTCATGACGGGAATCATGGCGACCATCGCCGGGGTGGCCTGGCTCCACGCCCGGTTCAGCGAGCCCGAGACCCCCGAGCCGAAGGACCCTTCGGAGCTGCGGTCGGCCATGGTCTTCGGAGGGCTGTACGCCGTGGTCCTCATCGCCGTCGCGGCCACCGAGAGTCGCTTCGGCGACCGGGGACTCTACGTGGTGGCGGCCTTGTCGGGCCTGACCGACATGGACGCGATCACGCTGTCGACGGCGAAGATGATCACCGAGGAACGCATCGGCATCGACACCGGTTGGCGCATGATGGTGATCGGCGCCCTGGCGAACAACGTGTTCAAGGGCGTGGTCGTCGCGGCACTCGGTGGTCTACCGATCGGGCGTCGGGTGAACGTCGGCTTCGCGGCGTCCCTGGTGGGTGGGGCGCTGCTGCTCTGGTTGTGGCCCTGA
- a CDS encoding radical SAM protein, whose translation MQIYGPVPSRRLGRSLGIDHVPPGTCTYSCTYCQVGRTRHLVPDRREFHPPAAIVATVEDRLVELKQQHVLVDTLTFLPEGEPALDAGLGAAIEGVHRTGLPVAVMTNGSLMDRPSVRADLAGANWISVKVDAVDEATWHRINRPHGFLDLASVLEGIQRFAAEFRGTLVTETMLVAGVNDSADHAHRLATYLGRIRTRRAYLSVPTRPPAESGIHGPDAETLTIFERIVREQVRDVELLIGYEGDDFATTGDPAEAILAIASVHPMREGAVRSTLERRGAPWQVVEELVDEGRLARVDHEGHTYYLRRPAGV comes from the coding sequence ATGCAGATCTACGGACCGGTCCCCTCCCGTCGTCTGGGTCGGAGTCTGGGAATCGACCACGTTCCGCCGGGCACCTGCACCTACTCGTGCACGTACTGCCAGGTCGGGCGCACGCGGCACCTCGTGCCCGATCGCCGTGAGTTCCATCCTCCCGCGGCGATCGTCGCCACGGTGGAGGACCGACTCGTGGAGCTGAAGCAACAACACGTCCTCGTCGACACCCTGACCTTCCTCCCCGAAGGCGAGCCGGCCCTCGATGCCGGTCTGGGTGCCGCCATCGAGGGCGTCCACCGCACGGGGCTCCCGGTCGCGGTGATGACCAATGGCTCGTTGATGGATCGGCCGAGCGTGCGCGCCGATCTGGCCGGGGCGAACTGGATCTCGGTGAAAGTCGATGCCGTCGACGAGGCCACCTGGCATCGGATCAACCGTCCCCACGGTTTCCTCGATCTCGCGTCGGTCCTCGAGGGCATCCAGCGCTTCGCCGCGGAGTTCCGGGGCACCCTCGTGACCGAGACCATGCTCGTGGCCGGCGTGAACGACTCGGCCGACCACGCGCATCGGCTGGCCACGTACCTGGGACGCATCCGGACGCGGCGTGCGTACCTGTCGGTGCCCACGCGGCCGCCGGCCGAATCCGGGATCCACGGACCCGATGCGGAGACCCTGACGATCTTCGAGCGCATCGTGCGGGAACAGGTCCGCGACGTGGAGTTGCTCATCGGGTACGAGGGCGACGACTTCGCCACGACGGGGGACCCGGCCGAGGCGATCCTCGCCATCGCCAGCGTGCATCCCATGCGAGAGGGTGCGGTCCGCAGTACGCTGGAGCGACGGGGAGCACCATGGCAGGTGGTCGAGGAACTGGTGGACGAGGGACGGCTCGCCCGTGTGGACCACGAAGGTCACACCTACTACCTTCGCCGTCCGGCCGGCGTGTGA
- a CDS encoding cupin domain-containing protein produces MTTTAVDTTRVAWERADTYPRGTERKVLHRGSDGQPRTVILRLPAGFEMDRHSHVITEHHYVLDGEIDTGGERLARGSYQWIPAHSDHGPFRSERGAEILVIWTD; encoded by the coding sequence ATGACGACCACGGCCGTCGACACGACCCGGGTTGCCTGGGAGCGTGCCGACACCTACCCCCGCGGCACCGAACGCAAGGTGCTGCATCGCGGCTCCGACGGACAACCCCGCACCGTGATCCTGAGGCTGCCCGCCGGCTTCGAGATGGATCGTCACTCGCACGTGATCACCGAACATCACTACGTGCTCGACGGCGAGATCGACACCGGCGGCGAACGACTCGCACGCGGTTCCTACCAGTGGATCCCGGCCCATTCCGACCACGGCCCCTTCCGGTCGGAGCGCGGAGCGGAGATCCTGGTGATCTGGACCGACTGA
- a CDS encoding helical backbone metal receptor: MSGGPTDGGRRILDQMGRKVVVPERVRRIVSLVPSQTELLYDLGLSAEVVGRTSFCIHPREKVDGARVVGGTKRFRFDVIDELHPDLIIGNKEENYVEGIERLAESHAVWMSDIETLDEALDMIRAVGDLVHRQERAETLATEIEVRFGALAPTRQRRRVAYLIWRRPYMAVGAHTFIHDLLVRCGFDNVFASPDRARYPEVTIEEIRACSADLVLLSSEPFPFDERHREELADLLPDADIRLVDGEMFSWYGSRLLLAGESLRNFVVSLGGVR, from the coding sequence GTGAGCGGGGGACCCACCGACGGAGGCCGACGGATCCTCGACCAGATGGGGCGCAAGGTCGTCGTTCCCGAACGCGTGCGGCGTATCGTGTCCCTCGTGCCGTCGCAGACGGAGCTCTTGTACGACCTGGGACTGAGCGCCGAGGTCGTCGGACGCACGAGCTTCTGCATCCATCCACGCGAGAAGGTGGACGGTGCCCGCGTCGTGGGAGGCACCAAGCGCTTCCGCTTCGACGTGATCGACGAGCTCCATCCGGATCTGATCATCGGGAACAAGGAGGAGAATTACGTCGAGGGGATCGAGCGCCTCGCCGAGTCGCATGCCGTGTGGATGAGTGACATCGAGACCCTCGACGAAGCCCTCGACATGATCCGCGCGGTGGGGGATCTGGTGCACCGCCAGGAGCGGGCCGAAACCCTGGCCACCGAGATCGAGGTGCGGTTCGGCGCTCTCGCTCCGACGCGCCAACGCCGTCGCGTGGCGTATCTGATCTGGAGGCGGCCGTACATGGCGGTGGGTGCGCACACCTTCATCCATGATCTCCTCGTCCGCTGCGGGTTCGACAACGTCTTCGCATCACCGGATCGTGCACGATATCCCGAAGTGACGATCGAAGAGATCCGGGCGTGCTCGGCCGATCTGGTTCTCCTCTCGTCCGAGCCCTTTCCCTTCGACGAACGGCACCGCGAGGAACTCGCCGACCTGCTGCCCGATGCCGACATCCGCCTCGTCGACGGTGAGATGTTTTCGTGGTACGGCAGCCGACTACTGCTCGCCGGCGAGTCCCTGCGGAACTTCGTGGTGTCGCTCGGTGGGGTCCGCTGA
- the cfa gene encoding cyclopropane fatty acyl phospholipid synthase, translated as MGSQGLRKQVQSLLDRAGVELDGTRPWDPAIHDQRFFARVLSQGSLGFGESYMDGWWDCERLDQFVERLKRARLDRAVRARPPLWNLLKAKVLNLQSRARAFEIGERHYDLGNDLYEAMLDRRMIYTGGVWDGATDLDTAQERKLERVARKLKLRPGQRVLDIGCGWGGTAKYLAENHGVHVVGVTVSGEQQRHAQELCRDLPVEIRLCDYRDVHDTFDRVVSLGMIEHVGQRNYRTYFDVVQRCLRDEGLFVLQTIGASEAEPEPDPWIERYIFPNSILPSAKRVGDAFGDRMVLEHWENFGPHYDRTLMAWHENFERAWPALRDRYDERFHRMWRFYLLSCAGAFRSRAIQLWQMVLSPEGVVGGYRFDPPRSERLEEGQVESGASLVREAQVGADV; from the coding sequence ATGGGAAGCCAGGGTCTTCGCAAGCAGGTGCAGAGTCTTCTCGACCGGGCCGGGGTCGAACTCGACGGAACCCGACCGTGGGATCCGGCCATCCATGACCAGCGGTTCTTCGCCCGCGTCCTGTCGCAGGGCTCGCTCGGCTTCGGAGAGTCCTACATGGACGGCTGGTGGGACTGCGAACGGCTCGACCAGTTCGTCGAGCGCCTGAAGCGCGCGCGTCTCGACCGCGCCGTCCGCGCGCGCCCTCCCCTGTGGAACCTGCTGAAGGCGAAGGTCCTGAACCTGCAGTCGCGCGCCCGGGCCTTCGAGATCGGGGAACGCCACTACGACCTGGGCAACGACCTGTACGAGGCCATGCTCGATCGGCGGATGATCTACACCGGAGGGGTGTGGGACGGCGCGACCGATCTCGACACGGCCCAGGAGCGCAAGCTCGAGCGCGTCGCCCGCAAGCTGAAGCTGCGGCCCGGGCAGCGCGTCCTCGACATCGGCTGCGGCTGGGGAGGAACCGCGAAGTACCTGGCCGAGAACCATGGAGTGCACGTCGTGGGCGTGACCGTGTCCGGCGAGCAGCAGCGCCACGCCCAGGAGCTGTGCCGTGACCTGCCCGTCGAGATCCGCCTGTGCGACTACCGCGACGTGCACGACACCTTCGATCGGGTCGTGTCGCTGGGCATGATCGAGCACGTCGGCCAGCGCAACTACCGCACCTACTTCGACGTGGTGCAGCGTTGTCTGCGCGACGAAGGCCTGTTCGTGTTGCAGACCATCGGGGCGTCCGAGGCCGAGCCCGAGCCCGACCCCTGGATCGAACGCTACATCTTTCCGAACTCGATCCTGCCCTCGGCCAAGAGAGTGGGTGACGCCTTCGGCGATCGCATGGTGCTCGAGCACTGGGAGAACTTCGGGCCGCACTACGATCGCACCCTGATGGCCTGGCACGAGAACTTCGAGCGCGCGTGGCCCGCGTTGCGGGATCGCTACGACGAGCGTTTCCATCGCATGTGGAGGTTCTACTTGCTGTCGTGCGCCGGTGCGTTCCGGTCGCGGGCGATCCAGCTGTGGCAGATGGTGCTGTCGCCCGAGGGCGTGGTGGGTGGCTACCGCTTCGATCCGCCGCGGTCAGAACGCCTCGAGGAAGGCCAGGTAGAATCCGGTGCCTCCCTGGTCCGAGAAGCCCAGGTCGGCGCGGACGTGTAG
- a CDS encoding BamA/TamA family outer membrane protein, translating to MPVPAIHCTLAVALLCLLLCPEVSPAETSADADPGRSLTIVPFPFLFYQDETELGGGASLSFITRRQVEGARSENSGLLFLYTARDQYSIAAEFERYFDRERWHLEAMVGFQEFPADFFGFGNDTPADGSEVYTPRGFEAAALLEYEFGGRWRTGPRLYARTQEMVRRDDDGRLESLRPTGWDGTDLVQIGWSLIHDGRDHVFYPRSGWWLQAATDLSASALGSGTDHTAHQLDLRAFRTIGKGWPGDPVLATRLTFRHTAGDVPFDRLPSLGGANLLRGYFGGRFRDRTLYTLQAEVRTGHWKRLGTAVFTGVGRVANGLDALSLDDLHAVYGIGARLQLSSEENLHVRADLGFSDQGGTGFYLAFLEAF from the coding sequence ATGCCCGTCCCCGCGATCCATTGCACCCTCGCCGTCGCGCTGCTCTGCCTCCTTCTGTGCCCGGAGGTCAGCCCGGCCGAGACATCCGCGGACGCCGATCCCGGCCGCTCGCTCACGATCGTCCCCTTCCCCTTCCTGTTCTACCAGGACGAGACGGAACTCGGTGGCGGAGCCTCCCTGAGCTTCATCACCCGGCGGCAGGTCGAGGGCGCACGCAGCGAGAATTCAGGGCTGCTCTTCCTCTACACCGCGCGCGACCAGTACTCGATCGCCGCGGAGTTCGAGCGTTACTTCGACCGGGAACGCTGGCACCTCGAGGCCATGGTCGGCTTCCAGGAATTCCCGGCCGACTTCTTCGGCTTCGGCAACGACACGCCCGCGGACGGCTCCGAGGTCTACACACCGCGCGGGTTCGAGGCCGCGGCCCTGCTGGAATACGAGTTCGGCGGGCGGTGGCGGACCGGGCCGCGGCTCTACGCCCGGACCCAGGAGATGGTCCGCAGAGACGACGACGGACGCCTGGAGAGCCTGCGGCCGACGGGGTGGGACGGCACCGACCTCGTGCAGATCGGCTGGTCGTTGATCCACGACGGCCGCGATCACGTGTTCTATCCCCGATCGGGTTGGTGGCTGCAGGCCGCCACCGATCTCAGCGCGTCCGCCCTGGGCAGCGGCACCGACCACACGGCCCACCAGCTCGATCTGCGAGCGTTCCGGACGATCGGCAAGGGCTGGCCGGGTGATCCGGTGCTGGCCACGCGGCTCACCTTCCGCCACACCGCGGGCGACGTGCCCTTCGACCGCCTGCCCTCGTTGGGCGGCGCGAACCTGCTGCGCGGGTACTTCGGCGGCCGCTTCCGCGACCGCACGCTGTACACCCTGCAGGCAGAGGTGCGCACCGGTCACTGGAAGCGGCTCGGGACGGCGGTGTTCACCGGGGTCGGACGGGTCGCGAACGGACTCGACGCGCTGTCGCTGGACGATCTGCACGCCGTCTACGGCATTGGCGCACGTCTGCAGTTGAGCAGCGAAGAGAACCTACACGTCCGCGCCGACCTGGGCTTCTCGGACCAGGGAGGCACCGGATTCTACCTGGCCTTCCTCGAGGCGTTCTGA
- a CDS encoding translation elongation factor-like protein — protein MDEIREHRIGTVSHWYSHLGVAAIDLTDGDLHVGDQVHIIGHTTDLMQPIHSMQIDHHPVHEAHPGESVGVKVGDHVREHDEVYIVDEG, from the coding sequence ATGGACGAGATCCGTGAACACAGGATCGGAACGGTCTCGCACTGGTACTCACACCTGGGCGTCGCCGCGATCGACCTGACCGACGGCGATCTGCACGTGGGCGATCAGGTCCACATCATCGGCCACACGACCGATCTGATGCAGCCGATCCACTCGATGCAGATCGACCATCATCCGGTGCACGAGGCCCACCCTGGCGAGAGCGTGGGTGTGAAGGTGGGCGATCACGTGCGTGAGCACGACGAGGTGTACATCGTCGACGAGGGCTGA
- the recQ gene encoding DNA helicase RecQ: MTIEPDVSANARTVLANVFGYSDFRNSQAETIAHLEHGGSALLVMPTGGGKSLCYQIPAITRPGTGLVISPLIALMQDQVDALEQAGVPAAFLNSSQSWAEQNEVLARLRAGALDLLYVAPERAVTARFLGVADQTEWSLLAIDEAHCISQWGHEFRPEYRELSVLRERWPDVPCLAATATADAPTRRDVAAQLGLDSSDVFVTGFDRPNLEYGVTPKIDARRQLTTWLTTRHRGDAGIVYCGTRKKCEQVADWLRQEGVDAHAYHAGMESADRAAVQRRFLREDGVVVVATIAFGMGIDKPDVRFVVHLDVPRSLEAYYQESGRAGRDGAPSDCWMLFGWQDVVRASQMIGSVADDAGTPVQHRLTERRKLEQLVGWAESPDCRRSGLLRYFDDATTDVSPRERCCDNCQSPPETRDATEAAQKLLSCVRRVGESFGVVHVIDVLLGRSTEKVERFGHDRLSTFGIGPENDSHGWRSVARQLVAAGLLRVDVDGKGVLELTHSSWEVLRGERRVELKVEHTTPGAARKTRRTSKPAAAVELEGTDHELFEHLRALRQRIAHEQDVPAYVIFHDRTLAEMARHRPADLDELGTLHGVGAKKLERYGDQFLRALGGES; this comes from the coding sequence TTCCGGAATTCACAGGCCGAGACCATCGCCCACCTCGAACACGGCGGCAGCGCCCTGCTGGTCATGCCCACCGGCGGCGGCAAGTCCCTGTGCTACCAGATCCCCGCGATCACCAGACCCGGCACCGGACTGGTGATCTCGCCCCTCATCGCCTTGATGCAGGATCAGGTCGACGCTCTGGAGCAGGCGGGGGTTCCTGCGGCCTTCCTCAACTCGTCGCAGTCCTGGGCGGAGCAGAACGAGGTCCTCGCGCGGCTGCGGGCCGGAGCGCTCGATCTGCTGTACGTGGCGCCCGAACGTGCGGTCACCGCGCGCTTCCTGGGAGTGGCGGACCAGACCGAGTGGTCGCTGTTGGCGATCGACGAGGCGCACTGCATCAGCCAGTGGGGTCACGAGTTCCGCCCCGAGTACCGGGAACTGTCCGTACTGCGCGAACGGTGGCCCGACGTTCCGTGCCTGGCCGCCACCGCCACTGCCGACGCCCCGACACGCCGCGACGTCGCCGCACAACTCGGCCTCGATTCGTCCGACGTCTTCGTCACCGGCTTCGACCGGCCCAACCTGGAATACGGGGTCACGCCGAAGATCGATGCCCGCCGGCAGCTGACCACCTGGCTCACGACGCGTCACCGCGGCGACGCCGGAATCGTGTACTGCGGAACCCGCAAGAAGTGCGAACAGGTCGCGGACTGGTTGCGGCAGGAGGGAGTCGACGCGCATGCCTACCACGCCGGCATGGAATCCGCCGATCGCGCGGCGGTCCAGCGGCGCTTCCTGCGCGAGGACGGCGTGGTCGTGGTGGCGACCATCGCCTTCGGCATGGGGATCGACAAGCCCGACGTCCGCTTCGTCGTGCATCTCGACGTTCCACGTTCCCTCGAGGCCTATTACCAGGAGAGTGGTCGAGCCGGCCGCGACGGAGCTCCCTCCGACTGCTGGATGCTGTTCGGCTGGCAGGACGTGGTTCGTGCCTCACAGATGATCGGATCGGTCGCCGACGACGCGGGAACTCCCGTCCAGCATCGTCTCACCGAACGGCGTAAACTCGAGCAGCTCGTGGGCTGGGCCGAGAGCCCCGACTGTCGGCGCTCCGGCCTCCTGCGCTACTTCGACGACGCGACCACCGACGTGTCGCCCCGGGAACGTTGCTGCGACAACTGCCAGTCGCCGCCCGAGACCCGCGACGCGACCGAAGCCGCGCAGAAACTGTTGAGCTGTGTGCGCCGCGTCGGTGAATCCTTCGGCGTGGTCCACGTGATCGACGTCCTGCTCGGACGCAGCACCGAGAAGGTGGAGCGCTTCGGCCATGACCGTCTGAGCACGTTCGGGATCGGACCCGAGAACGACTCCCATGGATGGAGGTCCGTCGCCCGTCAGCTCGTGGCAGCCGGGTTGCTGCGGGTGGACGTCGACGGCAAGGGCGTCCTCGAACTCACCCACAGCAGCTGGGAGGTCCTGCGCGGTGAACGGAGGGTCGAGTTGAAGGTCGAGCACACGACTCCTGGTGCGGCCAGGAAGACCCGACGCACTTCGAAACCGGCCGCGGCCGTCGAACTCGAGGGCACCGACCACGAACTGTTCGAACACCTGCGGGCGCTACGACAACGCATCGCCCATGAACAGGACGTCCCCGCCTACGTGATCTTCCACGATCGCACGCTCGCCGAGATGGCCCGGCACCGCCCCGCCGACCTCGACGAACTGGGGACCCTGCACGGTGTGGGTGCGAAGAAGCTCGAACGCTACGGCGATCAGTTCCTCCGCGCCCTGGGCGGCGAGAGCTGA